From the Quercus lobata isolate SW786 chromosome 6, ValleyOak3.0 Primary Assembly, whole genome shotgun sequence genome, one window contains:
- the LOC115994739 gene encoding developmentally-regulated G-protein 3 encodes MSTVMQKIKDIEDEMAKTQKNKATAHHLGLLKAKLAKLRRELLAPPSKGGGGGAGEGFDVTKSGDARVGLVGFPSVGKSTLLNKLTGTFSEVASYEFTTLTCIPGVIVYRGAKIQLLDLPGIIEGAKDGKGRGRQVISTARTCNCILIVLDAIKPITHKRLIEKELEGFGIRLNKEPPNLTFRKKDKGGINFTSTVANTHLDLETVKAICSEYRIHNADITLRFDATADDLIDVIEGSRIYMPCIYVVNKIDQITLEELEILDKLPHYCPISAHLEWNLDGLLEKIWEYLNLTRIYTKPKGMNPDYEDPVILSSKHKTVEDFCERIHKDMVKQFKYALVWGSSAKHKPQRVGKEHELEDEDVVQIIKKV; translated from the exons ATGTCGACGGTTATGCAGAAAATCAAAGACATCGAAGATGAG ATGGCAAAAACTCAAAAGAACAAGGCTACTGCTCATCACCTGGGATTGCTCAAG GCTAAGCTTGCAAAACTACGGAGGGAACTCCTTGCGCCTCCCTCAAagggaggtggtggtggtgctggtGAAGGATTTGATGTAACTAAAAGTGGAGATGCAAGAGTTGGTCTAGTGGGTTTCCCTTCAGTAGGGAAATCTACACTGTTAAATAAATTGACAGGGACCTTTTCAGAG GTTGCTTCCTATGAATTTACTACCTTAACTTGCATCCCAGGTGTGATTGTGTATAGAGGAGCTAAAATTCAG TTGTTGGATCTCCCTGGAATTATTGAGGGTGCTAAGGATGGAAAGGGTAGAGGAAGGCAG GTTATTAGCACTGCTAGAACATGCAATTGCATTTTAATTGTTCTCGATGCAATAAAGCCAATAACTCACAAACGTCTGATAGAGAAAGAGCTTGAGGGATTTGGCATAAG GTTAAACAAGGAACCACCTAACCTGACTTTCAGAAAGAAAGATAAGGGTGGAATTAACTTTACCTCAACAGTTGCCAACACACATCTGGACCTTGAAACTGTGAAGGCAATATGTAGTGAATACAGAATTCATAATGCTGATATTACTCTTAGGTTTGATGCAACTGCAGATGACCTTATAGATGTCATCGAAGGCAGTAGAATATATATGCCTTGCATCTATGTTGTGAACAAGATTGATCAGATTACTCTGGAAGAGCTGGAGATTTTGGATAAACTTCCTCACTACTGTCCAATCAG TGCGCACCTGGAATGGAATCTTGATGGCTTGCTGGAGAAGATATGGGAATATCTTAATTTGACTCGCATATACACAAAACCTAAAGGGATGAATCCTGACTATGAAGATCCTGTAATCCTGTCATCTAAACATAAAACAGTTGAGGACTTCTGTGAACGAATCCACAAGGATATGGTTAAACAATTTAAGTA TGCTTTGGTATGGGGGTCAAGTGCGAAACACAAGCCCCAAAGGGTTGGCAAG GAGCATGAGCTTGAGGATGAGGATGTTGTTCAGATAATCAAGAAGGTGTAA